The sequence AAATTGACGTAATGCACATTGTACCCGCATTTAAGAAGTTTAGATATTTAGAAGTCTTATCAGTTGCTGAAATTCATACCGTCAGCGATCAGTTTGTCAACGGACTAGTCACTGCTTGCGGTCAAAGTCTGAAGGAGCTCGACTTTGCTAATTGCCTGTAAGTTGGTTTATTTCGTGCCACTTGCTGATCTATTTTGTCGGTGATGTTTTAACACTCGTCTACTTCACACTGACTGCAGCCGACTGACTGATCACTCCCTCAAAACTATTGGTAAATGTGCTGATTTGCGTTCGTTGAACATTTCAAACCTGAATAACTTGACAGATTTGGGGTTGGAGTATCTTGCCAATGGCTGTAGATCAATTCAAAACCTCAAACTTCGCCACAATGAATTCAGGTGTGTATTACCTCTGCCTTTTCAGTTTTGTGTAAAGTTCTGCAGCTTCACTGAATTATGGATATGGCTAATCTTCTGTATGTAGTGATGAAGCTGTGGCGGCATTTCTAGAAAGCTCTGGAGAGTCATTGTTGGAACTTTTACTGAATAATATGGCAAAGGTATCCTTATCAAGACTCAGCCCTCTATTTGTTCTCTTTTGAAGCTTGTAACCAACTCGATAAATTTGGTAGGTGGGACCCCATACTGCCTTGTCACTCGCCAAACGTTCAAGAAAGTTGTTGAGTTTGGATATATCATGGTGTCGCAAAATTAGTAACGAGGCTCTAGGATTGATTGTTGATAGCTGCTCGTCTCTGAAGCTGCTCAAAATCTTTGGTTGTAGGCAGGTATGACCAGAATAATTTTGATGCATGAGCTTTTCATAAATGTTGCTAATAAACAATACAACTTCCTGATTTATTTGATGCTCTAGATATGAAAGCAGATATTACTATGTTTGTAGGTTTATGATGGATTTAGCTCTTAACGAACTTGGTGCTCGAAGATAATTATTTAATGTCCTCATTTAGAATGAACTTGGTGCTTGAATCTTGATTTAATGTGTTGTGCAGTATCACTTATGTATTTCTGTTGTTGCAGATCACCAATGGATTTCTTGAAGGTCACTCGAATCGGCTTGTGAGGATTATCGGGTCGAACTTTACTCCGATTATGGATCATCTAGATCTGCTTGAACCTGAGGAAATGTTCTTGCGGTACTCACCTCTTCCATCACTTTACACAGAAgattgacatatatatatagaaagagagagagagagagagctgcaGCTGGAGTTATTGATGAGATATACATTAATACATGTGTTTCTGCATATTCTATTTCTGCATATGAAAGCAAAGATGTTGATTATTGATGAGATATATATGTGTTTCTGCATATTAATGCAAAGATGTTTATTGCAAAATTTTCCTGTCCTCATTGATTTATTCAGTGGATATTATTAAGTTTTACTATTGggtatataaatattttttagagGTCCCATTATATTGCTATTTATATTAGTTACATCTAGTGTCATGTAATGAGAGAGAACAAAGATCTAAAACAAAACACAATTAGTGCCATGTAATAAGACATAACAAAAATCTAAAACAAAACACTACATGAATACATTTCACTTTGCAAATTAAAAATGGATTATAAAAAGCTTTCACTTTCACAATCTAAATCCACAACAACTCCACAATCTAGTAGGTCTTCCACTTGAGCACGAAGGTAAGGATGATCAAGATGAAGATGATCCCGATCGAAGAGCCACCCGCCCGATGAATCCAATAAGGATCGAGCCCGGTGAAGCCGCGCTCCATGAAACTCGAGATAGCTATGGCCATCATCAACAATAGCTGCAGAAGGGGCAAGTACGACGACAAGTGCAACGGCTCTTCCTCGAGCTCCTCCTCAGAGATCGATCTATGATTAACGTAGAGAGGCGAAAGTATAGCAAGAATGGCTAAGCCTATGGCCAAAGCCCTCTTGTCATGAGCAGAAAACCTCCTCATTGCTCCTTGCTCCATTCAAAGGGATTGGCATTTTTAGGAGATGAGAGCTTCTAAAACAAGGTGTTGGAGTTTAGAGAGATGAGATAAGAATAAGTAAAAGAGAGATTGGAGGAGCTTTGCCTTCTCTTTATGTGGTAAAGATATGTGGGAATATGATTCTTGTAGCACTAATTTAAATTCTCATACATcaaaggaaataaaataaagtggAAATATTGATTAGGACAATCATAAATGTTTCGAGTTCatttcaagaatttaaatgAGTTCGAAACTTGAATTATTAATAGTAAAACTGAAAGATTATTAACTAAAAAAAGCTGAAAATTTATGGTTACCACTTATAATCTTCATGAAAAGTGTATTTTTgagtaatttataaatttgttataattacaaaatttgattgataaataTAACCGATTATTTTTTGTTATGGGCCTTTTGTAATTCTTATCAGAAAGTTTGACAAGCTGAAAAACGTGAGTTTCTTTTTATAATGATGAAAAAAACATGGATTTTCGtgaaaatttattattccaCCTACCCACAAATGATATACtcctatataaattaattataataatcgCCATCCATTCATTGTGGGGAAATTCTATGCAACTATTATGATCGCATGCCAACCATATCGCAATATTatcatttataatttattccaaaattttgaattaatacaAGTTCGATATGCATAAAAATATGTAACTGTAACTTAGATGTTAAATTATATAGTGTTAAtccttttatataaatattaataagtTCGTAAAAAAATGTTGCGAATACTAAATAACCGTATTAttccacttaaaaaaaaaacaaaaaaagaaataatcgtattattttttattattaaaaattgtcAATTTCCACGTCTGACCGTGTTCCACATGCACCACATGTCGCACGTGTCTCCGATTTTAAGATCAAAATTTCACGCGCTGCCGTCGTCGCCTctgcctctctttctctcactagAATCATGTCCACCACCAGTCTCCTCcgtttctctctctcccctcacACCTCTtctctccaccgccgccgcaatGAGCTCCTCCCTCTCCACTACAACCGCCGCGGCGGCTCAGCTGTTGCTCCTCCACACTCGCCGAAATTGCAAGCGCTTCGCCGCGTTTCCTCGAAGGCCGTCGAGTTCCAGCCGCTCCGGCCGCCGGAGGAGGCAGCTCAGGCGGAGCCTGATTCCAATTCCACTTCCACCGTGCTGCTCGATGTCTCCGGGATGATGTGCGGCGCGTGCGCGACTCGCGTGAAGTCGATCCTCTCCGCCGACGAGCGCGTCGAGTCGGCCGTGGTCAACATGCTGACCGAGACGGCGGCGATCAAGCTGAAGGAAGTAGGCGGAGCGGATTCTTCAGCCGTGGCGGAGGATCTGGCGGGGAGAGTGTCGGCGAGTGGGTTCGACGCGCGGCGGAGGGTCTCCGGGATCGGGGTGGAGGCGAAGGTGCGGAAGTGGAGGGAGACGGTGGAGAAGAAGGAGGCGCTGCTCGTGAAGAGCAGGAACCGCGTGGCGTTCGCGTGGACGCTGGTGGCGCTCTGCTGCGGCGCCCACGCGTCGCATACTCTGCATTCCGTCGGCATTCATGTTGGTCACGGTGAGAATGAAATCTAATTGCGAAGCTTTTTTCAGCTCCGGAGTTTGGTTTGGTGTAACTGCTTGTGATCATAAGTAAAATTTACTATGTGATTTTGTCATTTTGTGCATGCTGCTTCAAATACTGCTATTACTATCCAAGGCGCAACTGATTTTACACAAGGAATGATTCTATGCCGAGTTCCATCAGTATTTTACACAACTGATTTTGGAATATTTGATGATTAAGGGGGCGTTTGGGTAAGTTATAAGCTCCAACTACGTctaacttataagatgtttcaagagctcaTAAGATGTAATGCCTTTAGAcattataagttgtcaaagcaTTTCGATAATTAAGCTTATTAGCTACAAAGAGAAAATCATagttagagaaagaaaattgaTGGATTGCAAGCGTATATGTTGGATATGAAAATCCATAGTAGGatgatttttataaaatgattgttgcttataagattatggaaaaataaattgggtttgaggaacttattttgggggaAGCTCATTATGAACGGTTCAAGAGCTTATTTTTCCAAACACCCCCTAACTAGAACTTTAGAAGATGTGCTACAAAACTTTGAGTTTCTGCAAtaggaatttccgaattttgaTGAAGTATGTACTAATGTGGTCGTTTGAAACCTTTGATTGGCAATCTTATTTTACTAGAAGCATGATTTTGTTTTATCTCCTTTTCATTTCCCCATTTCATTGGTGTAACTGGTTTTGCTTTTGCTATTCATTTCATGTTTGTCTAGGGTCATTCTTGGATATTCTGCACAATTCTTATGTCAAAGGTGCCTTGGCTTTGGGTTCTCTGCTGGGACCTGGACGAGGTTAGTTCATTTAAATCGGCTACACTGGTTTTTTCTTGTTAAGTTTTCATACGTGGACTTTACaagatttatatgcttttatTAGTTTGGCACACTTTTTATTCTGCTAACAAAGTTACTTGTTTTATGGTCCAGATTTGCTTGTTGATGGATTAAAGGCTTTTAGGAAGGGCTCACCCAATATGAACTCCCTTGTTGGCTTTGGATCAATTGCTGCATTTGCAATAAGTGCGGTAAGGATATAATTAATGTTGAGTTCTTCTTTTCTCCAAAGTAAATGGTTTTTTGTAACTGCATTTCATTAATTCATTCGGATCTTTTTAGGTATCACTTCTCAACCCCGAACTTCAATGGAATGCCGCATTTTTTGATGAACCGGTATGGTTTGCTACAACTTAAATTTGGTATTTCCAACTTATTGAAAGCATAGTTCACCGTGATTGCCGATCTCCATGGAAGCTGCAGACTACTTCATGGGATCCATTTGAAGTTTCTCACTAAAATTAATGGACTTTCTAGCATGCAGGTTATGCTTCTTGGTTTTATCCTACTGGGGCGTTCGCTTGAAGAAAGGGCCAGACTCAAAGCATCGAGTGACATGAATGAGCTATTAGTAAGTTCTAACTGTTAAATCCAAAACTGTTAAGGGAACTTTCTCATACTGCATGATTCGATAATTGTTTTCTCTTTGCATGAGCTGGTCAAATTTTTGTAACGTGAATCAGTATAAATTTTGTGTGACATATGGCAAGTGCCAACTCTACTTTGACGAATAATAACCTTAGGTCAGAAATTAATACATTTGTAGGGAATAATTATGTATATTGGTGCAGACTTCAGGTTGAACATGCAATTGTATGAAATTATCCTCTTTTATGTCTTTCATCATGTCTCGTAAATTGCTTATTTGGTTATGCTGCAGTCACTTATATCAACTAAATCAAGACTTGTGATTGCTCCCTCTGGAAGTGATGTCACATCAGACAGCGTTCTCTGCTCTGATGCAATGTGCATTGAAGTTCCCACTGATGATATTCGACTTGGTGATGCAGTCTTGGTCTTGCCTGGAGAAACAATTCCTGTAGATGTATGTGCTCTATcctaataatttatttataataaatgcTAAATCTCAAATATAACACTTTGCTGAGAGTGGAGGAACAAAGAAACTGATAAATAGTTTGTTAATGAATGTTCACAACTGATTTAATGGTTGGAATCAGAAGACAAAATGTGATTAGTGGTTAAATCTTTGTAAAGTTCAGAGTTTCTTGGTGGGTCTCTTGCAATATGCTTCTtaaaatttcaatgaaattcTAGAATTTATATGTTAGGATACATGTTACATTTGGTTTTATCTTTACTGGTTGTTTACACAAGTCAAGATTGTCTGCACAGGGAAAAGTTCTTGCTGGTCGAAGTGTGGTGGATGAGTCCATGCTCACTGGCGAATCCCTTCCTGTATTCAAGGAAAAAGGTGTTTCTGTTTCAGCTGGAACAATTAATTGGGTGAGGCTACCCAGAGTATATTTACATACCACTAAGATGTTGTGCAGTCATTTCTATGTTAAATCATGGTTGCCTTGCTTTATGACCATACCTAATTTGGCACAAATAATTGTATAGCTAATTAAAATTGGTTAAACTGTTAAATTATGTTAGATGCTTATATTCATAGTTCTATTGCTAGACTGATGCTTTTATCGCAACATGTTGCAGGATGGTCCTTTAAGGATAGAAGCCACCTCTACTGGTTCAAACTCCACAATATCCAAGATTGTTAACTTGGTGAGCTGATATGTGACCACTCCCTCTGTCAAACTTTTGGCATGTTTTATTTTACATAGCATTCAAATGCTCATTATGGATAATCAGAATTCATTTACGGAATCACAGAATGGCTCGCTttggatttttttaaatgattccTATACTTTCTTGTTTGAAGGTTGAGGATGCTCAAGGACGTGAAGCACCTATTCAGAGGCTTGCAGATTCAATTGCTGGCCCTTTTGTATATAGTGTCATGACATTGTCAGCAGCCACATTTGCTTTTTGGTGGGTTTATacactttcaattttatactGTGAAGTTCTAAATgcataaaatgtattttttctGCAGATGTCTCATTTCTAAGATATGCTTTGCTTATTATCCCTCGTTTCCTTTCAGGTACTATATTGGAACCCATATCTTTCCAGATGTCTTGCTTAATGACATAGCTGGGCCTGATGGAAATTCACTGTTATTGAGCATGAAGCTTGCGGTGGATGTCCTGGTCGGTACTTCTGACTTTTGTAGGCATATTAATCACTTTCTCTATGATTCTGTGCAGTGAAAGATGTGACTATGCATATGATAACGTTAGTCTTGCTCCTTACTTTGTCTAAATATTGTATGCTCTTTTCCAGGTTGTGTCCTGTCCATGTGCTTTGGGCCTTGCAACACCAACGGCAATCTTAGTGGGCACTTCCCTTGGTACGgttttataaaattatgttttattttagcttTAGTCTTGGCTAGATAGTTAGATATCAGACCATGACGCCTAGCATAACTAAACTGAGAGGAAACATATTCGTGTTTTATTGAAACTTTCTTCCTTAGACACTCAAGCGTGATGCTTTTATTTGAACATTGAAATACATTTTCATCAGTAATTTGGGTTTGAAATTTGGTTGTGGTTACATCTTTCTATTTGTCCATTGTTCTAGAAGCTTTAATTTTCTCCATTCCCCATCAGGAGCGAAGAAGGGATTGCTTATAAGAGGAGGAGATGTACTTGAACGCTTGGCGGGGATAGATTACATCACCTTGGACAAAGTAGGTAGACTCTGCTTTTTCTGGTATTCCTGTACTTGAATGAAAATGAGAAATGCAATTCTGTGACTTAAATATTTATACCTTTGCTATTTTCTACCATCAGACGGGAACTCTAACTGAAGGAAGACCTGCTGTATCAGCTGTTTCTTCATTTGCTCACGAACAATCTGAAATACTTCAAATTGCGGCTGC comes from Salvia miltiorrhiza cultivar Shanhuang (shh) chromosome 3, IMPLAD_Smil_shh, whole genome shotgun sequence and encodes:
- the LOC131015511 gene encoding uncharacterized protein LOC131015511 codes for the protein MEQGAMRRFSAHDKRALAIGLAILAILSPLYVNHRSISEEELEEEPLHLSSYLPLLQLLLMMAIAISSFMERGFTGLDPYWIHRAGGSSIGIIFILIILTFVLKWKTY
- the LOC131015512 gene encoding copper-transporting ATPase PAA2, chloroplastic, yielding MSTTSLLRFSLSPHTSSLHRRRNELLPLHYNRRGGSAVAPPHSPKLQALRRVSSKAVEFQPLRPPEEAAQAEPDSNSTSTVLLDVSGMMCGACATRVKSILSADERVESAVVNMLTETAAIKLKEVGGADSSAVAEDLAGRVSASGFDARRRVSGIGVEAKVRKWRETVEKKEALLVKSRNRVAFAWTLVALCCGAHASHTLHSVGIHVGHGSFLDILHNSYVKGALALGSLLGPGRDLLVDGLKAFRKGSPNMNSLVGFGSIAAFAISAVSLLNPELQWNAAFFDEPVMLLGFILLGRSLEERARLKASSDMNELLSLISTKSRLVIAPSGSDVTSDSVLCSDAMCIEVPTDDIRLGDAVLVLPGETIPVDGKVLAGRSVVDESMLTGESLPVFKEKGVSVSAGTINWDGPLRIEATSTGSNSTISKIVNLVEDAQGREAPIQRLADSIAGPFVYSVMTLSAATFAFWYYIGTHIFPDVLLNDIAGPDGNSLLLSMKLAVDVLVVSCPCALGLATPTAILVGTSLGAKKGLLIRGGDVLERLAGIDYITLDKTGTLTEGRPAVSAVSSFAHEQSEILQIAAAVEKTASHPLAKAIIAKAESLNLNIPSTRGQLVEPGCGTLAEVDGLLVAVGKLSWVFERFQQRTSLSDIEKLEQSVIHQSSVEYSSSEHSRTVVYVGREGEGVIGAIAISDNLRSDAKSTITRLQQKGIQTVILSGDREEAVAAIAKSVGVEDKFVNGSLTPQQKSGAISSLQASGHRVAMVGDGINDAPSLALADVGIALQIEGQENAASNAASIILLGNKLSQVVEAIDLARATMSKVRQNLTWAVGYNAVAIPMAAGVLLPHFDFAMTPSISGGMMALSSVFVVTNSLLLQFHGFQKKKEKNGRSIHSQSQKQEEKS